The following nucleotide sequence is from Zea mays cultivar B73 chromosome 1, Zm-B73-REFERENCE-NAM-5.0, whole genome shotgun sequence.
TTGTGTTCCACGTTGCCGGTGAGCAGATGCATGTTGCCTCGTGGGGAGGATAGAGTTAGAAGAAGCTTGAGGATAGGGGTAGAAGATGACAAGCGGGATTCACATGTCCGGCCTGATTTGACGCGTTGTAATGATGTATCTTCGAAACAACAAACCTGTAATGACATTGATCTACTTAACCCGATAGACAAAACCTCTACTTTCTTAGGAGAGATCAATGAAACACTACTGACTACTCACTTAGCCCCCCTCCAAAAAAAACTTGTCTATCTAAAACTCAAACTTTATTTCACAAAATTGTCATTGGATTCCTTGGAAAAAAGCAAGGAAACCCACATATATCAACTCAACTGCGCATTCCTTCTAATCctctatttattttattaagttgTATGCACAGGTTAACCGAGTCAAATGTCAATACCCATATAACAATGAGATGCCAAATAAATATATAACCACGAGAAGTCAAATAACTATACTATAGGTGCCATGACCATTTGATTTCGTAATAATTTGTTGGAAACTTTATACGACGATGACTTTATGGATGGAATGAATATTCTTTTAAGAAACAGGGTCCCCACTAAACATGTCCCTCTCATATCTGAATAGTAAACAGTGCTTTAATAAACTCTGACCAAGATACAGTAAGGGTGGGGGAATGGTTCGAGTGTGAGTCAGAGTCCCGAACCTAACAAACTATAAAGCAGCAGTTTGCCAGCAAAGAAGGCCCTGTGATTTCCAATATGAACtgtattatatgagttcactaatACAGGAAAAAAAAAGAGAGTCAAACATGCTGCCGGCAAGATTATGAGAAACTGAGTTGCGAAGAAAGATTCTGTTTCTGAGATTCACATTCACACGATACTTTAACATGTTTCTAATCTGAAAATAAATATGTACATAATCGACCAACCTGCAATTTACAGCATCAACGTTCGAATCCTTGGAATGAACTGGAGTGGAGCTAAAGATTGCCAACCCAGTTGCTAGAAACCGGCGGCACCTGATGATGACGGAATTCCAGTGGAGCTAAGCTTGCCGGCCCAGTTGCTAGAAACTGGCGGCGGCGTGGCTGTGGCACTCGTGAGAAGGGTCAGGAACCGGTAGCCGTGTCGCCGGCGGAACCGGACGACGAGGAGGGTTCGTCCATGGCCGCCTCGCACTTGCGGCAGCGCTTAGGCTGGGGCGGGCGCTTACTGGCGGCGtcgccgacgacgaggacgcggcGGCACGAGGGACAGGAGGAGTGGGCGGCGAGCCAGGTGTCGATGCAGGCGACGTGGAAGGCGTGGCCGCACTGCGGCAGCACGCGGACCTCCTCCCGTGGCGCGAACTCCGAGAGGCAGATGGCGCACTCCGCCAGGACCTCCGCCGCCCCGTCCCCGGCCCGGGCCGCCACGGCGTCCTCGTACGCGAGGCTCGGCAGCGCCCTGAGcgccttcttcctgagccccctcctggcggcggcgggcgcggcgCGGGAGCGCGCGCACCGGGCCACGGAGGCCAGCCCCACGACGCAGATGAGCGCGCATAGGAGCGCGGCGAGGATGACCACCACGTCGGAGTCGACGGCCAGCGGGCTCGGCGGGTCGGCCGCGGGGAGCGTCGGGTACTGCACGGAGTTGGTCTGCAGGAGCCGCCGCGCCGGCGACGCCATTTGCCGGGCCAAGGCGGACGTGCGGTGCGGATGGGGGCGGGGGCAGACTGGAGCTCGgtcgtgccgtgccgtgccgtgcctCGCGCGTAGTGGCAGTGGTGGTGCCGATGGTGGTTAAATGGGAGAGGACGAGAGAAGGCTCTGGTCTGGGATGCAGCCGGCTGGCTTGGCCTGTCGTTGGCAGTTGGGAACTTGGGAGACTGCTCGTGTCCACGTGATATGGCGCCAAGGCAAAGCGGGCATGCGTCACGCGTCCCCCCACCGCGCAACCAGCCAGCCCTTGCCCCGCCACGACAACGGGGGCCAAGGCCGTGTGGGCGTGTGGCCCATGACTGCGCGCACGCGAcgtcacgccacgccacgcctggGGCTGAGGAcctcgcgcgggcgcgggcgcggcagcCAGCTGCGACTGCAGTTGATAAGCCGCATCCACGGAACAGCGTTGGTTTGCCATCATGCCGCGTTGGTTCGTTCGCCTCGCGTGCGGCGTCTGCCCGGTCCCAGGCCGTGGGCCGCAGGCCGCAGTGGTGGCCTTGCTGTTGTTGTGCCCATCAATCAATCAATCGATCGATGAACGGAACACGATGCCTCCCATCATCGCATCGTCGTACGTACGTAGTACTGCTAGAATCGGAACAAGCTGGGAGTGAGTGATGCAGGTAAAAAAAAAACAAACTCGTTGCACTGGGAAGAACAACGGGAGAGGAAGAAATGGCCTCGGAAACGCCGTTGGGTTTGGGGCCGATGGCAGAGGAGAAACGTCTCCAAGGGAAGCAAAGGGTGGTCCGTGGTCGTTGGCTTCGCACCTTGCACGTCACTTCTCTGCCGGATGGAACTGATTTTTTTCCCCCGGACTGGCAGAGTGAAAGCCCCAGAGAGGAGCCAGATCTTCATTAGGGCTAGGCGGCTACCATTGCCGTGTAAGTGTAATCGTGGAGGCGTGGTGCATGATCGAAGTTGGGAGCATCCCGTAACCTGCActgctttttttttcttcttctcggCTAACAGTGATCGTCTCCAGGACTCGATCACTGATGGACAGGCACTACTTGCCTAATCCTTTGCCGACTTTCCTCAAAGCCATTCATGGGACGAATGATTATGCTACGCAAGGTACAGATGCTGGTGCAGCAGTAAATGCATAGGATCATGTCCTGTGGGAGACAtgatttggggggggggggggggggggggggacccgCATGGGTTGGATAGGAATTCATATGCAAATCAGACAAATAAAAACATATAGATTTTGTGGGAACATGTGTTTGTATGAACTatagagagaaaaaaaaaacacGGAAACAAGAAACAATGAGGTCGGAATTTAACCAAAGATACAAAGCACGCCATGGTTACTGTACAAACCAAAACACGCTAGAGTAGCTCAATCATAGTGGACGCCTAAAACGAAAACCTAGTCCCTTCACTTATTGGAAAAGCAAAGGACAGGTCTCAAAAAAAAAGTGAAGGAAAGCAAGTGTTATTCTCTTCACCAAATTAATATCCCCCACATCACAGGGTTTCTGTGTAGGTCACGAAAAGAGAAGCAACAAACCACTTATCGTTGCTCTTTACATGTGGTCCCAAAGGATCGTGGGTGCAAGCAGTTTGATCACCCCGAAAAGGCCAACCATGTTCAGTCTCAAACATGTGAGGCAAAGCAAAGCACACCTTTAGCATCACAAGACTTGCTGGGCTTCACAAAGTATTCCTCACTATCTTAGCAGTAGTTACGTGTGCAGATGCACCACTAAACAGGGTATCTAAAGCAATTCCCAGCTAAAACTTTTCAAACAAATGGATTCACACATTCAGTCCAAAAGATGACGGTTCCTGTGATATTGATATTAAATGCAAAAATTTAGTCAGCTCCAGAATTACACTGATTATCATGTTACAAGGTCATTGCAACTTCCAGGTCTCTCAACTGGGAAACTAGATGGTTACCGACACAATCTCAGAGTAGTAGATTTCAATATTGGGGTAAACCCTAAACCAAACAAAGGCAGTCTAATCGCTAAAGATGTATCACGCCACAGCAGCACTCATTTGCTCAAATCTCACTAATGTACTCTAAAAGAGATTCAACCTCCTGCCTCAGGGCAGCAATTTTCTGCTGCTGCAAAGCAATCCTGTTCTCTACATCTTGCCCGCGCAGCTTCTTCTCAAAGCTGTCGACAACGGTGGAATGCCTTGTCATGAGCTTCTCCTGCATCTCTCTCTCCTTTACGATCAAGTCCTCTACCTGCATCACCCCAAACCACAGTAACCAAAATGGAATATTTGCAATTAATGTAAGTGCAGAAAAGTAGTTCTGCACGTCTCTCCATTTGTGTTCTTCATATGCCTGACATGAGATAGTGTTTGGACAATAACAATAATAGCTAACCTTTGGCAATATCTGATAAGACTGGGGAGATGACTGTAGAGTCGCCAACAGTGGCTTCAGATCTTTCGATAGCTCCTTAAACTGCGTGTCAGCAGCTTTACGAGCTGCCTTGCAAGACTGAATGTCTCCTGTCCTAGACAAATCCCGCAATGAGGCCTCCAGTTTATCATGAACTGCTAAGCATTGCTCAAAGATACCCTGGATTTTCTGAACAGTTGCTTGCACCTGTACCACAAACAATAAAATAGCCAGAAAAACATTAGCACTGCAGAAAATAACAGGCAGTTGCCACAATACCAAAATAACGCTTGTACTGCAGTAACTCAAGGCTAGTTTTTCAAAGCTCAAGCCAAACATGGCTTCCTTAGCAAGGCATGCTTACTCTAAAATTAATTCATAGTACAATGAGTTGCAATGGTTAACTTTAGCCTTCACTTATGCAAATTCTCTCGTTATTTTTTAACCACACTCTGCATCATGAGCTCCAATGCAGCACTCAAAACACTCAGTGTCCTTAGAATAGAAAGAATCATTATTTCAGGACATCCAAGGTCTTCCTATTTAGAATGACCTTCCATAAGTAATTTCAGCCACAATTGTCATATAAAGCAACAAATGAAAAATGATTCGCCAGTTCTACATCCGCAGATCTTTACTCCTGCCAATGAATATCTTTTTACAACCCTGTGTAATTTGGTGCCGAAACTAATCATTAGTAGTATATATGTCCAGGGACCCAGAGTTAATGTGACACATCATATCATATAAGATAATATAATAGTAAAAGATACAAAAAGGGAAATATGTGCAGGCTTATAAATCAGTTTTCAGCAAGCCCATTGATTCATGATGTGTGTGTATGTATTCAAGTAATCGTGTACCTCATCCCATTGCAGCTTGGCCAAGTAGGAAGGAGAGCTCTTGGATATTGACATATCAGTACGCATGTAAACAATACAGGCCACAAACAGGAGGAAGAAACCAGTAATCAGCATCAACGGCTCTCTGAGCAAGGATATGTTGTTGAATCTGTAGTAAACCTGCATATTGCAAATGATTCATCAAATAAGTTTGCTCCAGTTGGTATGTATCTATAAACAAACCTGCATATTGCAAATGATTCATCAAATAAGTTTTCTCCAGTTGGTATCTATCTATAAACAAACAATTTAACTCACTAGAAGTAGCTCAAGTAAGCATTTCATACTGCAGCTTTTAGTGCTGTTATGTGTGTTGGGAACCAATACTTCATCAACTGATTATTTGGTCCGACCAACAATAGAAGCACAAGTTACCCTTTTCATAAAACCGTTATCCAAACAAATTACCCAAAAATGAATCTGGCGACAAACCTGGAAATACAAATTATGCTCTGGAATAACATCAGGTTTCTCCAAGACAACAACTGGTCTTCCGACAATGTCAAGGTGTGAATACTTAACCTGCACCAAGAATTACTGCTTTTAGAAACAATGATTATGATAACTGTTTAGCTCACAACACCATACAGTGAGAAATGACCTCTTGCTGCTGCTGTGTTGGAAAGGGAGCTGAAACTTCGATATCCTTTGACCCTTCAGGTAGAACaacctgttcaacaacaaagatactCATACAAGGGGCAAAGACAACTGACGCAAAGGCATGGAATATGGAAATTTAATAGTACATAATACCCTGTCATTATTCTTGCTATCCACATTCCTATGATCACGACACAAATAAAGATGGCAGTTTATAATGAATACCAAACACAATGGCCACAAATCTGCAAAGTATGCCATGTAGCCTTAAACAAACGAAATATAATTTATTCGTTTGATGCACATTCACACGTACCTTTACGATAAGCTTTTCAATGAGAATTTCCTCCA
It contains:
- the LOC100192077 gene encoding putative RING zinc finger domain superfamily protein; translated protein: MASPARRLLQTNSVQYPTLPAADPPSPLAVDSDVVVILAALLCALICVVGLASVARCARSRAAPAAARRGLRKKALRALPSLAYEDAVAARAGDGAAEVLAECAICLSEFAPREEVRVLPQCGHAFHVACIDTWLAAHSSCPSCRRVLVVGDAASKRPPQPKRCRKCEAAMDEPSSSSGSAGDTATGS